A single genomic interval of Gopherus evgoodei ecotype Sinaloan lineage chromosome 11, rGopEvg1_v1.p, whole genome shotgun sequence harbors:
- the STK16 gene encoding serine/threonine-protein kinase 16 isoform X2 has translation MGHALCACARGSLSIEGQRYLLLQRLGEGGFSYVDLVERLQDGRFYALKRILCHDKEDRREALHERGTLWSEVEALRDKGTFLPEERIVPILLGICRGLEAIHAKGYAHRDLKPTNVLLDDEEQPVLMDLGSMNQACIEVKGSREAMALQDWAAQRCTISYRAPELFTVERDCVIDERTDIWSLGCVLYCMMFGEGPYDLIFQKGDSVALAVQNQLHVPASGRYSAALEHLLSSMMAVNPQDRPHISYILDQLEGLQAAPSGQDTTRI, from the exons ATGGGCCACGCGCTCTGCGCCTGCGCGCGGGGCAGCCTGAGCATCGAGGGGCAGCGCTACCTGCTGCTGCAGCGCCTGGGGGAGGG GGGCTTCAGCTACGTGGACTTGGTGGAGAGGCTGCAGGACGGCCGTTTCTACGCCCTGAAGCGCATCCTGTGCCATGACAAGGAGGACCGCCGGGAAGCACTGCACGAG AGAGGGACCCTGTGGAGCGAGGTGGAAGCTCTGCGAGACAAAGGCACCTTCCTGCCTGAGGAGCGGATTGTCCCCATTCTCCTTGGCATCTGCCGGGGGCTGGAGGCTATTCATGCCAAGGGCTATGCACACAG AGACCTGAAGCCCACCAACGTGCTGCTGGACGATGAGGAGCAGCCTGTGCTGATGGACCTGGGCTCCATGAACCAGGCCTGCATCGAGGTCAAGGGCTCCCGGGAGGCCATGGCTTTGCAG GACTGGGCGGCCCAGCGCTGCACCATCTCCTACCGGGCACCAGAGCTCTTCACCGTGGAGAGAGACTGCGTCATTGATGAGCGAACAGACATCTGG TCCCTAGGCTGTGTGCTGTACTGCATGATGTTTGGTGAGGGCCCCTATGACCTCATCTTCCAGAAAGGTGACAGCGTGGCTCTGGCAGTGCAGAACCAGCTCCACGTGCCCGCCAGCGGAAG GTATTCTGCTGCCCTGGAGCACCTGCTCTCCTCCATGATGGCAGTGAACCCTCAGGATCGACCCCACATCTCCTACATACTTGACCAGCTGGAGGGGCTGCAGGCAGCACCAAGTGGCCAGGACACCACCCGGATCTga
- the STK16 gene encoding serine/threonine-protein kinase 16 isoform X1, which yields MGHALCACARGSLSIEGQRYLLLQRLGEGGFSYVDLVERLQDGRFYALKRILCHDKEDRREALHEVEMHGLFEHPNILRLEAHCMVEKGPKHEAWLLLPFLRRGTLWSEVEALRDKGTFLPEERIVPILLGICRGLEAIHAKGYAHRDLKPTNVLLDDEEQPVLMDLGSMNQACIEVKGSREAMALQDWAAQRCTISYRAPELFTVERDCVIDERTDIWSLGCVLYCMMFGEGPYDLIFQKGDSVALAVQNQLHVPASGRYSAALEHLLSSMMAVNPQDRPHISYILDQLEGLQAAPSGQDTTRI from the exons ATGGGCCACGCGCTCTGCGCCTGCGCGCGGGGCAGCCTGAGCATCGAGGGGCAGCGCTACCTGCTGCTGCAGCGCCTGGGGGAGGG GGGCTTCAGCTACGTGGACTTGGTGGAGAGGCTGCAGGACGGCCGTTTCTACGCCCTGAAGCGCATCCTGTGCCATGACAAGGAGGACCGCCGGGAAGCACTGCACGAGGTGGAAATGCACGGCCTCTTCGAGCACCCCAACATCCTGCGGCTCGAGGCCCACTGCATGGTGGAGAAGGGGCCCAAGCATGaggcctggctgctgctgcccttTCTAAGG AGAGGGACCCTGTGGAGCGAGGTGGAAGCTCTGCGAGACAAAGGCACCTTCCTGCCTGAGGAGCGGATTGTCCCCATTCTCCTTGGCATCTGCCGGGGGCTGGAGGCTATTCATGCCAAGGGCTATGCACACAG AGACCTGAAGCCCACCAACGTGCTGCTGGACGATGAGGAGCAGCCTGTGCTGATGGACCTGGGCTCCATGAACCAGGCCTGCATCGAGGTCAAGGGCTCCCGGGAGGCCATGGCTTTGCAG GACTGGGCGGCCCAGCGCTGCACCATCTCCTACCGGGCACCAGAGCTCTTCACCGTGGAGAGAGACTGCGTCATTGATGAGCGAACAGACATCTGG TCCCTAGGCTGTGTGCTGTACTGCATGATGTTTGGTGAGGGCCCCTATGACCTCATCTTCCAGAAAGGTGACAGCGTGGCTCTGGCAGTGCAGAACCAGCTCCACGTGCCCGCCAGCGGAAG GTATTCTGCTGCCCTGGAGCACCTGCTCTCCTCCATGATGGCAGTGAACCCTCAGGATCGACCCCACATCTCCTACATACTTGACCAGCTGGAGGGGCTGCAGGCAGCACCAAGTGGCCAGGACACCACCCGGATCTga
- the STK16 gene encoding serine/threonine-protein kinase 16 isoform X3 has protein sequence MHGLFEHPNILRLEAHCMVEKGPKHEAWLLLPFLRRGTLWSEVEALRDKGTFLPEERIVPILLGICRGLEAIHAKGYAHRDLKPTNVLLDDEEQPVLMDLGSMNQACIEVKGSREAMALQDWAAQRCTISYRAPELFTVERDCVIDERTDIWSLGCVLYCMMFGEGPYDLIFQKGDSVALAVQNQLHVPASGRYSAALEHLLSSMMAVNPQDRPHISYILDQLEGLQAAPSGQDTTRI, from the exons ATGCACGGCCTCTTCGAGCACCCCAACATCCTGCGGCTCGAGGCCCACTGCATGGTGGAGAAGGGGCCCAAGCATGaggcctggctgctgctgcccttTCTAAGG AGAGGGACCCTGTGGAGCGAGGTGGAAGCTCTGCGAGACAAAGGCACCTTCCTGCCTGAGGAGCGGATTGTCCCCATTCTCCTTGGCATCTGCCGGGGGCTGGAGGCTATTCATGCCAAGGGCTATGCACACAG AGACCTGAAGCCCACCAACGTGCTGCTGGACGATGAGGAGCAGCCTGTGCTGATGGACCTGGGCTCCATGAACCAGGCCTGCATCGAGGTCAAGGGCTCCCGGGAGGCCATGGCTTTGCAG GACTGGGCGGCCCAGCGCTGCACCATCTCCTACCGGGCACCAGAGCTCTTCACCGTGGAGAGAGACTGCGTCATTGATGAGCGAACAGACATCTGG TCCCTAGGCTGTGTGCTGTACTGCATGATGTTTGGTGAGGGCCCCTATGACCTCATCTTCCAGAAAGGTGACAGCGTGGCTCTGGCAGTGCAGAACCAGCTCCACGTGCCCGCCAGCGGAAG GTATTCTGCTGCCCTGGAGCACCTGCTCTCCTCCATGATGGCAGTGAACCCTCAGGATCGACCCCACATCTCCTACATACTTGACCAGCTGGAGGGGCTGCAGGCAGCACCAAGTGGCCAGGACACCACCCGGATCTga